The genomic DNA CTCGGGGTCGCCCTGCGGCGGCGGGATGTGCTCGAGCAGCACGTCGAAGAGCGGGTCCAGGTTCTCCCCGTCGGGGTTCTCGCCGTTGGCGGGTTCGACGGTGCTGGCGATGCCGGCGCGACCAGAGGCGTAGAGCACCGGCAGACCGAGCGCGAACTCGGCGGCCTTCTGCGCCTCGTCGTCGAGATCGGAGGCGACGTCGAGCAGCAGGTCGTGGCTCTCGGAGACCACCTCGGCGATGCGGGCGTCGGGCCGGTCGGTCTTGTTGACCACCACGATCACCGGCAGGTGTGCCGCGAGCGCCTTGCGCAGCACGAAGCGGGTCTGAGGCAGCGGGCCCTCCGAGGCGTCCACCAGCAGCACCACGCCGTCGACCATGGACAGCCCGCGCTCCACCTCGCCGCCGAAGTCGGCGTGGCCGGGGGTGTCGATGACGTTGATCACCGTCATCGTGCCGTCGGGGTTCTGCCGATGCACGGCGGTGTTCTTCGCCAGGATCGTGATGCCCTTTTCCTTCTCCAGGTCACCGGAGTCCATCAGGCGTTCGATGGCGTCGTCGCCGCGATGCCTCAGCGCGCCGGATTGCCGGAGCATGGCGTCGACGAGAGTCGTCTTGCCATGGTCGACGTGAGCGACGATCGCGACGTTTCTAAAGTTGGGGCGAGAATCCACGTCCCTGATTCTCGCAGTGCAGGGAACCAATCGCGAAAACGACGAAGGGAACAGTCGATTTCCAGCAAGTACGCCGACCTCAAGGCGAAGAAGAAATGCTGTCGGTCCAAACCCCGCTGCAAGAAGTGCCCGCTGGTGCTGCACAAGGTCCGCAAAGCCGAGTTGGTGGGCATCCACGGCAAGGATCTCGACAAGGTCTACAAGCGCGCGCGTAAAGCCTGAGAAGCACCTTTGACCTGGCCGGACGAGTATCGTGACAGTATCCGTCGGCTCTTGTTGGAGGTCGAAGATCATGACGGTTTACGAAGCTTTCACCGTCGCGGTGATCGTCGTGCTGGCGTTGGCCACCACGGCGGCCATTTACCTCGGATTGCTCAACTGGATGGGCGCCTTCTACGTAGTCAGGTGTGGCGCATGCCACCATCTGACGTTCGCCGGCACAGACCGGACGCCACCGTCGTGCCCGCACTGCCGGCACCCCGTACTCCTGCATCCGCTGCATGCTGCCCACCATCCGCGCACCGCATCTCAGGTGCGCGTGGTGGGCGATCGCCTGCGGTACTGAGCATCCGACAACACCGCTGGACGGCAAACGCCGCCCGGCGGTGACATCGCGGTGTCGATTCGGCTCCGGGGGTTCACCTGACTGTGCGAGCATCCCCTCAGCCGGTAGTCCTGCCGGCTGATTGGAGCGGCTCCCATGCGTTCATTTATCCGGACCCTGACCGTCACCGCCATCGCGCTGATCGCCGCGGTGGTCCTGGCTCTCGGGTCCACCCTGACCACCACCGTCGCGCTGACCGCGACCACTGCCCTGATCATGGGCGGCACCGGCAGACCCAACCCCGACGACTTCCCGGGTTATGTACCCAATGTGGCGCAGTACTACATCTATCCGAACACCGTGTGCGCGCCGCCGGGCTGCGATCTGGAGGCCGTGTACACCCCGGAGACCGCGTGGCCGTTGTACGGCGGGCCCGATGCGCCCACCTGGAAACAGTCGATCCTGCAAGGCACCGCCCTGTTCGGGGAGGCTGTGGACGCGCAGCTGGAAACCCTCGGACCCGACGACAACCTGGTGCTGTTCGGCTACTCGCAGAGCGGGGCCATCCTGGCCTATCAGAAGCGGGCCCTGGCGGATCTGTCGGATGAGGAGAAGGCGCAGATCGAGTTTGTCGTCATCGGGAACGTGTCCCGGCCCAACGGCGGCCTGAACACCCGGTTGCTCGGCTTCTCGGCGCCTATCGTGGAGTTCCCGTTCGGCCCGTCCATGCCCACCGACACCGGCATCGAGACCACCGACATCGCGATGAAGTGGGACATCATCGCCGACGCACCGCTCTACCTCACCAATCCCCTGGCGATGATCAACGCGATCCTGGGCTTCGAGTACGTGCATGGCACCTACCCGCAGCCCACCGAAGCAGATCCCGACGAGACCCCGGGCGGATACACCGCCGAACAGTGGCAGTGGATGATGGACAACCCGGAGCTCTATCCCGAGCTGGTCGACGTGCAGCAGCGCGGCGACACCAAGTACATCACCGTCACGCCGACGGTCCTCCCGCTGGTGGCCCCGCTGCACGACATCGGCCTGAAGCCGGTGGCCGATCTGCTGGAGCCGGCGTTGCGGGTGCTGATCGAGCAGACCGGTTACGACCGGAGCCTGCCCTACGGGCAAACCACCGGTTTCCGGCTGATCCCCATCTTCAATCCGGTGACGCTTGCCGTGGACCTGCTCAAGGCCGTCCCGCAGGGTGTGGATCAGATGCTCAGAGGCCTGCGGGGCGAGCCGACGTGGATCGTGCCGCAACCGCCCGAGACGCTGACGGACGGCGACGATGATGCTGCGGACAGCGCTGCTGCACAGCGCGTTTCCACTGCCGCGGTGTCCGAGCCGGAGAAGACCGAGAGTGCGGAGCCGGCGAAGTCCGAGAGTGCGGAGCCGGCGAAGTCCGAGACCGTGGTGTCAGATGAGCCGGTGTCCGAGGACTCCGAGCCGGTGGCCACCGATGACTCGACCACGGACGAATCCAAGCCCGAGGCCAAGCCGGCCAAGAATCCGTTCACCGAGATGCAGCGTGGGCTCCGCGACTTCGGTGACCGTATTCAGGCCGCGCTGAACCCGCGCAAGGCGACCACGGACGACAAGACCGGCGACGACGACAAAGCCGACGAGAAGAGCGACGACGACTCGACGGGCAACGACAACTCGAAGGCCGACGACGACAAGGGGTCTGACGACACCAAGTCCGACGACAGCAAGTCCGACGACAAGTCGACCGAGAAGGCCTCTGCGGCAGCCTGATCCGCACCGATAGCCGGCGGCCCTGGTGGGTCGTCGGCTTTTCGGTTTTTCAGTGTGCTCACGGGTCATCGCCGGGTGGGTCGTCGTCGGGTTCGTCGGGGGCGAGGATGCGGTCGGGGTGGTGGTAGGGGTTGGTGCGGGATTGCCCGCAGTCGAGCGCTTTCGGGGGGATCCATTCGGTGACGCCGTCATCAGGACGGTTCCTCGTAATCCAGCCGGTGGTCTCGACCATGCGATTGTCCGGCCCGCACGCCAGAGTCATGTCCTCGACGTCGGTGTTGCCGCCGTCTTTCCAGTCTTTGTTCGCGTGGTGGACCTCGGAGTGATAGCCGTCGGCGGTGCAGCCCGGGGCGGTGCAGCCCCGGTGCTGAGCCAGCAGCACGATGCGCTGCCCCGGTGAGGCGACGCGGCGGGTACGCCCCAGATGCAGCGGCACACCCTTGCCGTCGAACAGCGCCAGCCAGAGGTACGCGTGGGAGGCCATGCGGATGACGTCGCGCATCGGAATCAGGGTCCCTCCGGCGGTGAGCCCGTGCCCGGCCGCCTTCTCCAGGTCCTTGAGTTCGGTGCGGATGATGATCGTCGCCGGCAATCCCTTGTGTTGGCCGAGATCACCGGAGGCCAGGACCGCGCGCCCGGCGGCCAAGAACGCATCATGGTCGCGTTGACTCTGGGTGCGGGCGTCTCGGGCCGCGTGCTCGGGGTCGGGTTCGCCGTCGACCTGCGGGGCATCGTCGGCGGGGTTGCACATCCCGGGGGCGGCGAGTTTCGCTTTGACCGCTTCCCAGGTCGCTGCGGCTTCGGGGGTGAGGTATCCGGAGATGGGGACGGTGCCGTCGGGGCGTTGTTTGCCCAGGCGCAGCCCGCGGCGGGCTTGGCGGTCGGTGTCGGTGAAGGTGCCGTCTTGGTCGAGCAGGTACTTCAGTCGGTCGGCGACGGCGGTGAATCCGTCGGCGCCGAGGGTGCTGGCGTGGTGGGCGAGGTCGGTTTCGGCGGCTTCGCGGGCTTGGAAGTCCACTGATTGGGGCAGGGTGCGGAAGAACGACTTGATTTCGCTGACATGCTCGGGCCCGATCTGCCCTTTCGCCTGGGCGGCAGCGACGTTCGGCAACGCCGGGGGCATCGGCTCACCGGTCAGGGCGGTGCGCGGGCCGAGCAGTTCGGCGTTCTTGAGGCGCCGGAAGGCTTCGGCTTCGCTGATCCGCAGCCGGGCGGCCAGAACTTTGGTGTAGCTGCTGGCGCCCAGTTCTTTCGGGGCGCATTCGGCGCGCAGACGGTGGTAGACCTTGTGATCGAGCACGGGCTGTAACCAGGCCAGGGTTTCGCGGCGCTGCTGCAGGTCCAACAACTCCAGTGGGGTGAAGGCATCGATGGACAGTGAGTTCATCTGCGCTTGCAGGGTTTCCATCTGGGTCAGGGCAGCCAGCATCGCCTCACGATCGGCGACAGCTGACGTTCCCATGCCTCGAAACTAGACCTGGCCACCGACAAGAACCGGCGCAATGTGACAGCAGATACTCAAGTGGCACAGGGATTTTCGGAACAGATTGAGAATGACACCAGACAACAGAAAAGCGCGAGATCCTCGTCTGGTGTCTATCTCAACCGCGCCCGCTACGCCAACGCGGCGGTGAGGTCCGGCAACCACGCCGTGTCGGCCGGCACCCAGGCGAGTGCGTCCAACTCGGCCCTCGAAACCCACCGCAGCGAGCGGTGATCCAGAGCCACCACGGTGCCGCCGATCTGGCGCACCCGGTAGGCCCGCAGCGTCATGGTGGCCGTCAGCGGCACGTCGGAACCGAGCTGTTCGCCGACCTCGACCTCGACGCCCAGTTCCTCGCGCAGTTCCCGGATCAGGGCGTCGGCGTCGGACTCCCCCGGCGCCGCCTTTCCGCCGGGCAGCTCCCACAGGCCCGCCAGCTCCGGCGGACGGGCGCGCTGTGCGACCAGCAACCTGCGCTCACAGATCAGGGCACCGGCGACGACGATCTGGAGGGACACGCCGCTGACGGTAGCCGTTGCAGCCCGGCCCGCGCCGAGCGCGTCACCCAGACCGAGACCAGCAGCGCCGCCGCCGTCAGCGGCAGCCCCATCCCGATCCGGGCCACCCCCAGCCAGGTGCTCTCGTCCGCAAGGTAGAGCTGCTGCTGCACGACGAACCGTGCGCCGAACACCGCTGCCCAGCACAGGGTCACGACGGTGAAAGCCGCCTTGGCGCGGGAGTCGAGCCGCCAGGACGCCGACGCGCCCGCCCCCCAGGCCCACAGGTGACCCGCCAGCGGACGGCGCACCAGCACCGAGGCCAGCAGGGCGACGCAGTTGACCAGCGAGTGCCAGATACCGATCAGATAGAAGTCGCGCCCCTCCCCGGTCACCATCGCCACTGCCGCGGCGGCGGCCACCCCCAGGAACCCCGCCCAAGCCGAGAATCCGGCGTGCCCGCCCAGCATGCGCACCACCGCCAGCGCGGCGGCCACCAGCAGCGCTGCGAGCAGGGCAGGGATCAGTTCGCCGAGGCTGGACACCGCAGTGAACACCATGACCGGGACCACCGCTGCGACAACGCCCCACGGCCCGCCGAATCGACGCAGGACAAGCACGGCCGGGGGCACGGTTGGATCAGACATGCGCCCAGTGTCGTCAACGCGGCGTTGGGTGGGCGTGAGGCGGGTACGGTCGAGTGATGGCTGTCTTGACCGATGACGAAGTGGACGCCGCCGCCGCCGAACTCGACGGATGGGATCGCGCCGACGGTGCGCTCCGCCGGTCCATCAAGTTTCCGGCGTTCCTCGACGGGATCGAGGCGGTGCGCCGTGTCGGTGCGCACGCCGAGTCCGAGGATCACCACCCGGACATCGACATCCGTTGGCGCACAGTTACCTTCGCGTTGGTGACGCATTCTGAAGGCGGCATCACCGACAAGGATGTTCAGATGGCCCGCGACATCAACGGGATCGTCGCAGAGCTATCCAGCCCAGAGTGATCAGCGTTGCCACCGGATAGACGGTGCCGGCCCAGGCCAGGTACCACGGCCTGCTGATCTCCCAGATGGTCGGCTGCGCGAAGCTCAGCAGCCACGGCACGCCGATCGCGGTGAGCACCAGCCACCCGTACCCCAGCACCCGGGCGCCGGTCAGCGCGCGGTACGGGCCGTGCAGCAGCCAGATCATCAGCGGCACCAGCCACACCCAGTGGTGGGTCCACGAGATCGGCGAGAGCAGCAACCCGAACAGGCTCACCACCACGATCGACCCCAGCCGGTCCAGGTCCTCGCCGAACGCCCCGACGCTGCGCCAGGCGAACCAGGCCAGCACCGCGGTCGCGGCGATGCCGGCCAGCACCAGCGGGCCCATGCCTGCGTCGTAGCCCAGAATCCGTGACACCGCGCCGCGCCAGGACTGGTTGAACGACGTCGCCACGGGGCCGATGCGCTGGGCGTCACCGATCAGGTCGGTGAAGTAGCGCAGGGCTTCGCGGCCCATCACCGCCAGCGACAGCGCGATGGTGCCCACGAACACCACCGCCGAGAACACCGCCGCACCCCAGCGGCGCGCGCCCAGGAAGTGCAGCCCGGCGACCGCCGGCGTCAGCTTCACCCCGGCGGCCAGCCCCACCAGCGCACCCGAGATCCACCAGCGGTTGCTCGCCACTGCCAGCAGCACGGCGAGCACCAGCAGCACGTTGATCTGGCCGTAGTCGAAGGTGCTGCGCAACGGCTCCAGCCAGATCGCCACCGCGGTCCAGGCGAACGCGACACGCCGGGCGTCGACGATACCCAGCAGATGTTGACTGACCCGCACCACGCCGTAGAGCGCGGCGATGATGCCCAGCTGCCACGCCAGGGCCACCAACCAGAACGGGAGGAAGTGCAGCGGATAGAACATCACGGCCGCAAACGGCGGATAGGTGAACGGCAGCGGGAAATCCGGCGTCTGGTCGCCGTAAACGTAGTCGTAGACAGCACCCGGGCCGTCCACTTCGTCACCCCCGCCGATGTAGACGTGCAGGTCCACGAAGTTTGCGCCGTTGGGCACCAGGTAGGTCCACGCCAGCCGCGCCGCGATGCTGAGCGCCAGCAGCAGCGGCGCCAGCGCGGTCAGTCGGGTGGAGGTGTTGGTGCTGATCCCGCCGACTCTAGGACCGGGGCGAGCCAACGCAAACTCTCCGGCCATCGGCTGCGACGCGCCCGCTGCCGGGTCACCTCTGTCCAACGACCCCGTAACGGTTGAATAAATGCCACACGTGTCACTCGAGTAACTCCAGTAACGGCACTACCTTCGGGCACAGACCACATCGCCGAGTAGGGAGAGCCATGTCTCGATTCAGAAAACTGTTCACCGGAGCCGCACTCGCGGCCGGCACGTCAGCGGCCGCGCTGCTGACCGCCGGCGCAGCCAGCGCCGAACCGGCCCCCGCACCTCCGGCACCGGCAATGCCGGGCATGGACATGATCCAGCAGTTCGTCGCCAACCCGGCGGGTGCCCTGCAGGCCGCGTCCTCGCTGCTCACGAACTTCAGCGGCGCACAGGCCGCCCCGGCCGCGCCGGCACCGCTGGCCACCGCCTCGCTGGCGGTGCCCAACCCGACCACCGGCGCCATGCCGGTGGCCAACGCCGCAGCACCGGCACTGAGCGTGCCCAGCATCCCGGGTGTCCCGCTGCCCGCCGGTGTGTCACTGCCACCGAACCTGACGTCGCTGATCCCGATGGGCGAGGCCAACGGCATCCCCACCCTCGGTAACTCGACGACGGTCCCGGGTGCGGTGCAGCCGCCCACCCCAGCGGCACCCGGCCTGGGGCCGCTGTTCCCCGTCTCCGCCCTGCCCTGACCCACCCCTGAAACGGATTGGACCTCCCTGTCATGTCACGGACGCTGTTCGCCACCACCGCCGTAGCGGTCGGATCGTCGGCCGCGCTGCTGTTCAGCGGTATTGCCACCGCTGAGCCCGCCGCGCCGCCGGCCCCCGCCCCGATCGACGGTCTCCAGGCGCCGGGACTGACCGCGGTGCAATCCCTGAGTCCCGCCGTTCAGCAGGCCGCCGCAGATCCGAACAATGCGGCGTCCATGCTGATGGCGGCGGCCTCGGCGTTCGCGGGCAATTCGGCGGCGTCCGCGGATTCACAGAACCTGGCGGCCGCGGTCAGCCAGTTCGTGTCCAACCCGGGGGCGGCGTCGATGTTGCCGGCCTCCCTGCCGGGCGGCATCCCGCTGCCCAGCGGCGCGGTTCTCCCCACCCCGGTCCCGACGGCAGGCGGCGACGCCCAACACCTGCCGCCGGCCGGGGTGGTCCCCGGCTTCGAGGCCCACCTGCCGCCGGGGGTCAACCCGGCCAATGCGGTCGGTCCGGTCCAGCCGGAACCGCCGGTCGAGGTGCCCACCACACCGGTCTCCCATCTTCCGGACGCCGCTGTAGAAGCCGCACCTGCTGTCGAGGCAGCCGGGGTGGCACCGGCACTGCCACAACTGCAGGCGCCCTCGGCGCTGCCCCCCGGCCCGCCGAGTCCGGCCGCGACGGCTTTCGGGGCCGATGCGCCTCCCACGCAGGACTTCATGTACCCCTCGATCGGCAACGGCTGCCTGGCCGACGGCGGAAACTCCATCGCCACAGCCATTTCCGTCGCCGGACCGGCGACCATCCCCACCCCGGGCCCCGGCGCGGGGCAGACCGCCTACGTGTTCACCGCGGTCGGCACCGCCGGCCCGGCGGAGGTGCAGAAACTGCCGCTGAACGTGACGTGGGTGAACCTGTCCACCGGAAAGTCGGGCAGCGCCACCCTCAAGCCGCGCCCGGACATCAACGCCACGGGGCCCACCACGCTGACTGCGATCGTCGACACCGGCTCGGGCAGCATCATCTCCACCATCTTCGGACAGGTGACCACCACCGAGAAGCAGTGCCAGTTCATGCCGACCATCGGCTCCACGGTGGTGCCGTAACCAGTCAGATCTTTTTCGCAAGAAGCCACGTGCCCAGGCACGTGGCTTCTTGCATCACTTGGCCTTTGCCGCCTGCTTCGCGGCCTTCTTGTAACTGCGCACCTTGTCGAGCGAGTCCTGGTCGCGCACGTCGGCCACCGACTTGAAGGTGCCGTCCGGGCCGTAGTCGCCGGCGGCCTCCCGCCAGCCCGCACCGGTGAAGCCGTACTGCTTGCCCAACAGCGCCAGGAAGATTCGCGCCTTCTGGTCACCGAAACCGGGCAGCCGCTTGATCCGCTGCAGCACCTCACGGCCATCGGGGTTGCCCTCGGTCCAGATGGCGGCGGCGTCACCGCCGTACTCGTCGACCACCACCTGCGCCAGTGCCTGCACCCGCTTGGCCATGGAACCCGGGAAGCGGTGGATGGCAGGGGTTTCCGAACACAGCGCGATGAACCTGTCCGGGTCAAAGCCCGCAATCAGCGCGGCGTCGACGTCGCCGATGCGGTCGGCGATCTTGCGCGGGCCGGCGAACGCCGCCTCCATGGGGAACTGCTGATCCAGCAGCATCCCCACCAACAGCGCCATCGGGTTCTCGCTGAGCAGCGCATCAGCGGCGGGCTCTTGCACCAACTGCACGTTCGGCATGCCAGGCAGTCTATGGCTTCGAGGCAGCCGAACACATCGATGCGGCTGTCCAGGCACCGTTGGCCGGCAGGAGAAAGGACCAAGGCCTCTAGAACGCCGCGAGGACGGGCCACACCCTTGGATGAGGAGTTGTCCCGGCAACCACGGACGTACACAGGGTTGAAGGCGAGCAGTGACATGGATGACGACAGGGCCCCGGCCCCGCCCGAAAGGCCCTCACCAGCAGTTGATTCGGATGACCGCGCGCACCGACGGCCAAGTGGTCATCATCAGGCCCTGGTCTGGGTGGGCATCGCCGCGGGCGTTCTGCTCATCGTCGTCGTGATCTTCTTCTCGGGCTATGTCGCGGGCCGACCGTCCGGTAACTGGCCAGGTGAGCAGCGCGGCGGTCCGATCGGGTCCTACGGATGGATGTACACGTGCCCGATGATGCTGCCGGGCGCGGGCATGATGAGGCCGGAAGACATGATGCCGGGCGGCCGGATGAATCCCGGACAGCTCAGCCCGACAACCGGACCGCCCATGCCTCCGTTCACCCAGCGGCCTTCGTAGTGCCTGCGGTGGTCGACCGCCGGACGTTCGTGCGGATGACCGCGCTCTCCTGCCTGGCCGTGGCGGCCTGTGCCCAGGTGAACACACGACCGGTCGCAGGAACTCCCCCCGATGTGATCGACGAGGCGGAGGCGGCACGGCCGCACACCGGCCGGACCGTCACCGCGACGCTGACAGCACAGCCCACCACGATCGATCTCGGTGGGCCGGTGGTCCACACGCTGGCGTACGGCGACAGCATCCCGGGTCGGTTGATCAGGGCTGATGTCGGCGATGACCTCGCGGTCACCGTCACCAACCGGCTGGACCAGCCCACGTCGGTGCACTGGCATGGCATCGCGCTGCGCAACGACATGGACGGCGCGGAACCGGCCACCGCCGACATCGCTGTCGGAGAATCCTTCACCTACCGCTTCTCGGCGCCCCATTCGGGCACCTACTGGGCCCACCCGCACACCGGCCTGCAGGCCGACCACGGGTTGTACGTCCCGGTGATCATCGACGACCCACGGGAACCGGCCCGCTACGACGTGGAATGGATTGTCGTCACCGACGATTGGACCGACGGCGCGGGAAGGTCACCTCAGGCGATCTATGACCAGTTGCGCGGCGGCATGCCGGCCATGGGGTCCGCAAGGATGGGTGGCGGCACCAGCCCCCTGCTGGGCGGCGACGCCGGTGATGTCGTGTACCCGTACTACGTGCTGAACGGACGCATTCCCGAGGCACCGAGCACACTGCGCGCCCGACCAGGCCAACGCATCCGTATCCGGTTGATCAACGCCGGCTCAGATACCGCGTTCCGGATCGCTCTGGCGGGACATTCGATGACGGTCACGCACACCGACGGGTATCCGGTCGTGCCCAGGGACGTTGACGCAGTCCTGCTCGGGATGGGGGAACGCGTCGACGTGATCGTGACCGCCGGCGACGGCGTGTTCCCCCTGGTGGCGTCGGCGGAGGGCAAGAACGCGATGGCGCGGGCCCTGCTGGTCACCGGAACGGGCAGCGCACCCGGTGCCGAATTCCGACCTCGCGAGCTCGAACAGCGCGTGGGAACCGTCGAGGTGTTCACCTCCACCCCGGAAGAAGGCCTCGGAATCACGGCCGCGGAGGTCACCCTGACGGCGGCTCTCACCGGCGGGATGATGCACTACAGCTGGGGCATCAACGGGCGGCCCCACCCCGACAGCCAGCCGCTGAGCATCACCCGCGGGCAGACAGCCGTGCTGACATTCGCCAACCGGACCATGATGTGGCATCCGATGCATCTGCACGGGCACACCTTCCAGATGCTCGATGCCGCCGGCGGCCTGAGCGCGCGAAAAGACACCACCATCGTCCGGCCCCGGCAGGCTGTCAGCGTCGCACTCGTCGCCGACAATCCTGGCACCTGGATGCTGCACTGCCACAACACCTACCACCAAGAAGCCGGGATGATGACGAGCCTGGACTACACCGCCTGACCACGGCTTCGGCCTGCCACTCGTTACCCGCGACGCGCTAGTGTCAGGACATGTCGGGCGAGTTCGCGGTCGTGCTGGCCGCCGCGCTGCTACTGGTCGCGGCGTTGGCCGCCGTCCTGGTGGTGCGGACCCGGCGGGTGGTCACCACCCCCACCGAGCGGGCCGTGCACGCCGCGCTGCACACCGCCTCGCTGGCCGCCAGGGCGCTGCGGCAGGGGCTGGACGCCGACTCGGCCGAGACCGCGGTGCCGTACCTGCGTGACCTCACCGGCGCCGATGCGGTGGCCCTCTACGACAGCGACGGCAACCGGCTGGCCCGCGACGGCGCCATCTGGTCGGCCGCCCTCGATGACCGCTGCGACCGCGCCGCCCATGCGTCGCTGTCGGGTCAGCGCCGGGTTCTCGACGGTGCCGACCTGCCCGCGCTGATCGCGCAGCCACTGTCCCCGGAGGACGGCGGCACCATCGGCGTCCTGGTGGTGGTGACCGCCGCTGCACCCGGACCGGGCATGCTGGGTGCCGTCGGCGAAGTGGCCCGCTACGCCGCGAGCCAACTGGAACTCGCCGAACTCGATGCGTCGCGGGCCCGGCTGGACCGCGCCGAGGTGCTGGCGCTGCGCGCGCAGATCAGCCCGCACTTCGTCTACAACGCGCTCAACACCATCGCCTCGTTCGTGCGCACCGATCCCGACCGAGCCCGTGAGCTGATCCTCGATTTCGCCGACTTCACCCGCTACTCGTTCCGGGCGGCCGGGCCCTACACCGTACTGGCCGACGAACTGCGCAACATCGACCGCTACCTGACCCTGGAGCGGGCCCGCTTCGGCACCGCACTCGACGTCAAGCTGCAGGTAGCCCCCGAGGTGCTCAACGTCGTCGTCCCCTTCCTGGCCCTACAACCCTTGGTGGAGAACGCCGTTCGGCACGGCCTGGCCGGACAGCGCGGCGGCACCATCACCCTCGTTGCCACCGACGAGGGCATCGACACCGTCATCACCGTCGAGGACGACGGCGTGGGCATGGACCCCGAGGCGCTGCGCTCGGCCCACGCCGACGCCCTGGGCCCCGACGCCAGCGGCGACCACAGTGCGCATGTCGGCCTGACCAATGTCGACCATCGGCTGCGCGCAGCCTTCGGCAACGATTACGGTCTTGTGGTCGAAACCGCGGTCGGGGCGGGCACCAAGGTGATCATGCGGGTGCCCAAGTTCGCTGCCGGGGTGCACGTGTGATGCGAGAGGACGGCCCGTGACCCGGTTGCTGGACGTCCTCGCCGTCGACGACGAGGCTCCCGCGCTCGACGAGCTGACCTATCTGCTGGGACAACACCCGTGTGTCGGCAACGTCTACGGCGTGGGC from Mycolicibacterium tokaiense includes the following:
- a CDS encoding multicopper oxidase family protein; this encodes MTALSCLAVAACAQVNTRPVAGTPPDVIDEAEAARPHTGRTVTATLTAQPTTIDLGGPVVHTLAYGDSIPGRLIRADVGDDLAVTVTNRLDQPTSVHWHGIALRNDMDGAEPATADIAVGESFTYRFSAPHSGTYWAHPHTGLQADHGLYVPVIIDDPREPARYDVEWIVVTDDWTDGAGRSPQAIYDQLRGGMPAMGSARMGGGTSPLLGGDAGDVVYPYYVLNGRIPEAPSTLRARPGQRIRIRLINAGSDTAFRIALAGHSMTVTHTDGYPVVPRDVDAVLLGMGERVDVIVTAGDGVFPLVASAEGKNAMARALLVTGTGSAPGAEFRPRELEQRVGTVEVFTSTPEEGLGITAAEVTLTAALTGGMMHYSWGINGRPHPDSQPLSITRGQTAVLTFANRTMMWHPMHLHGHTFQMLDAAGGLSARKDTTIVRPRQAVSVALVADNPGTWMLHCHNTYHQEAGMMTSLDYTA
- a CDS encoding sensor histidine kinase, translated to MSGEFAVVLAAALLLVAALAAVLVVRTRRVVTTPTERAVHAALHTASLAARALRQGLDADSAETAVPYLRDLTGADAVALYDSDGNRLARDGAIWSAALDDRCDRAAHASLSGQRRVLDGADLPALIAQPLSPEDGGTIGVLVVVTAAAPGPGMLGAVGEVARYAASQLELAELDASRARLDRAEVLALRAQISPHFVYNALNTIASFVRTDPDRARELILDFADFTRYSFRAAGPYTVLADELRNIDRYLTLERARFGTALDVKLQVAPEVLNVVVPFLALQPLVENAVRHGLAGQRGGTITLVATDEGIDTVITVEDDGVGMDPEALRSAHADALGPDASGDHSAHVGLTNVDHRLRAAFGNDYGLVVETAVGAGTKVIMRVPKFAAGVHV